Within the Hirundo rustica isolate bHirRus1 chromosome 20, bHirRus1.pri.v3, whole genome shotgun sequence genome, the region CCAACGGGGgattgtttttctcctcctgctcagtCTGTCATCGCCTCTGAGGCCACACAACCCCAGATGGATGTTTTCATTGTTGCTGCAGGAACCCAGGCAGCCCcatcctcctgtccctgtccatccccacCGCAGGCAAGCCACAGCTGGGCTCCTCAGAGgcttgtttaaaaatacagaggGTGTCCTATGGGCTGTGTTTACCGAGAGCTCGAACAGAGTAATTCTGGCAGcgctctcctctgctccagccccagagcacagcagggagcCCTTGCCGTGGTCGGGTGATGCTGGTGGCCACACCAACCACCATCTGAGGGTGCAAACGCTGCCATGGCTGGGAagccagcacagaaaacaagagctgagcagtgctgggctgggggaagctctgtgtgcagggctgtgggtgcccGGGCTCCAGGGGAGATTTTGGGAGTGTGTTGGATGCTGTGCCTGGGGTTGGTACATGTTGGTCCTTCAAAGAAACTATTTCAGAGCTTTTCCTGCTAGCAGGAGATGCTTCGCTGTCCTGGACTGGTTGGAAGAGGCGCCAGGTTTGCCAATGGTGGCTCAGCTGAGCTAGTTCCCGGTGGAACATTCCTGCCTGGTGGCACAGGGCGCCCAGGCCGGTCCCGGTGTGCCCGAGGGGCTCTGCTGCAGTTATCGGCTGGTCCCACAGCAGCGCTGGCAGCCGGCGATAGCCACGAGCACACGCAGGATGTTTGTGGTTTAACTGAAACGAGCCGAGCTCGTGCCTCTCGCCAGATGGATGGGAAGGAtgctgggggctggagcagctcctctccaggaaaggaggtcacacacacagctggaagtgtgctgggctggctggaggcGCGTGTGGGCGGGGAAGGACCGAGTCCTCCTCTTGGAATGCTGCTCAGCACTTCTGCACGACATGGTGGGACTGGGGGCACCAGCCCAggggagcacagagcaggtGAAGCTGCCTGCTGTGCCTTCGGGGGCCCTGTTGGCCTCTCTGCCTCCACACATCCCGCAGGAAGCTAAATTCCAGGTGGTATCCTGGTAATACCATCCCATTTCTGAAGGGCTAAGGAGAGTGAGTGAGAAGGCTCGTGCCTTGGGAGTCTCTGCTTGCAGATGTTCCCGTGCTATGACGTTCTCCTACCACATCCCTGCCAAGGCACCAGCCCTATAAACCTCCCTAGTGTGAAATTCCTGTAACACCTCCCTGGGAATCCTGCCGGGGTGCTCCCCTCCTCCAggacagcacaggaaggagctgcagctgcatgtTCTCTCACAGACCGTGGCTATTTCATGTCTACAGAACACCCAGGCAGCCAGATTTACGTGTGGATAGTTTTTATGTGATAAAAATACACAATGTTGGTCTAAGCGCTGTGTCACCATGGAATTACAGAATATCCTGAactggaagagacccacaaacATCATcacagtccagctcctggccctgcccaggacaatcccaacaatcccaccctgtgcctgagagcattgtccaaacgctCTCAACAGTGGCATTGCAGCAGCACGGGGCTGGGGCCAGAGGAGAGCAAAGTTCAAACCCCCTCAGGACACTCAGAGACCCCCATGGAAACATCTGAGGGAGAGTGATTGCTTCATTTATTGCTTAAGGTGCAGTCAGCAATGAcccagcacagtgctgctgagcacagccagaaatagaggagtttttaaaatagtttattattttaaatgtcctttttccTGGAGCTTAACCAGGATGTGATGGGGATCAAGGCCTGTGGCACTGGCTGCCGGCTGCTgtgtggctgggctgggcaagGGCTGAGGTGTGTTTTGTGAGGACAGAAgcaggctgtgtgtgctgtgaggATGTGTTTGCTGAGCTGTTAGTGCAGAGAAGGGTGATGATTTTGGCATGGAAGAGACTCCATCCCTTTGTGTGCAGAGGTAGCATCTCGCTCTGAGCAGCCCCGGGCTGGCAGCCAGTGGCGCATGCCAGGGTCCGAGCCAGCATGACACAGTGGGGATCTGACCTCATGCTTCTCTCTGGTCTCCTCCAGGAGACACTGCTTGGGTTCCTTCTCCCAGCTGGGCAGGCTGTTGCAGGAGGATCGGGTCAGAACAGGCTTCTACTGCAAGCCCAGCCACTGCTGGGCAGCACAAACGCTGTGTCCTGTCCGTTTCTCTGCATGCTGCCGCCTCCTCTGCATCACTCGGGCAGCTCACCGCTTCACCACgtgcagcaggggaggagggagtgctccctgggctctgggctcctgctctgggcaggaaGGAGAGTCTCTACTGGAAACAGAGGTTGTGTGAAGAAAAATTGGACTCCTGGTGAGTAAGAATCAAGTCAGTGCTGACCAGTTaactaaaatgaaatttttccaGTCTTATCCTTTTCTCTAATTTTGAAAATGGTTTTCAGGCATGATGTGGATATGACCCATCTGGAGGAGAGACTGTTGGTGGCCTGGTGCTGTGAGGCAGTGGGGATGGAAGGTGACAAAGCACTGGGGAGTCCAGAGTGTCCGCTGGGGAACTCCAAAGCCGTTTCGTGCAGGGTATTCACTATCAAGAGAACTGAGTCTGCTGAGGACTGAGCTGGCAGCACACTCCCGAGGCACTCGAGTTTTtcagagagcagggagcagcctcTCCTCGAGGGCTGGCATGGAGGACACGCAGGCTGGGGCCGTGTCTTGTCCTGTTTCTGTTcctgtttctgttctgttctggcACAGGGGTGGCAGGTTGCTGTGTCCCCGCCGCTCGCTGTAGGAAGGAACAGGATACTCAGCACCAGGCtgggagctcagctcagcctgcaCCAGGGCAAGGACAGTCCCTACCTGGGCAGGTCATCCCTGCTAGAGCTCTGTCGATGATCCAGCAGCCCGAGGGCTGCTGTGTTCCGCAGCATCCGGCACATGGAACCCCACGTACGGGCACTTCTTCACGTTGAGGCACACGAGCTTCTCGAGGGATGCCGTCTTAACGATCTCAAAGCCAGTCGCTCCGCCAAATGTACTGGGTTTCCAGTACTCTGGGGAGCAGATGGGATTTCCAAAAAGCCCCTTCAGGGAAAATGGAGCTCCGATCTCCACCATGCTTTCCCCAAAAATGCCATTGGGTTGAGGTTTCTCGAGCAGCAAGCCTGGGTAAAACTCCAGAGCATCAATGTCTCCAtacagctcctccagctctgctgccttctcttcctctcctgcacCAAGTGAACATCAGAGTGCTTTAGCAAGAGAATCACACCTGGCAAGGACTGGCCTTGCAGTGGGCAAAGGAAGGGTGGCTCCCTTGCAGGCAAGGGGCAAGCCTGACTTCCAGGCCAGGGACTGTACTCTGGACCAGTCCTCCAGCCCCCAGGAGgaacccctgcagcccctgcatcAGCCCAGTCTGCCCTGCTTTGGGGCCatgagcaggcagggcagggatgggcaggagtggctgggatgggcagagtgCCCGCCCTGCCCCAGCaaagccccaggagcagcactgcagccctaCCTGTCAGCTCCTGGAAGGACTTGTAGGGCTTCATGCCAAACCTTTTCCGGTACTCATTGAAGGGTTGTAGCCTCAGCTGCCGGGATTCCTTGATGACCCCAATAGCCACGTGCAAGACATTGGCGTTGATGGTCTGTCCCCCACCGATCTGGAGCGGAGGAGCACACGTCAGGCACAAGGCAGCACCAACATCAGCCCCAGAGGGCACCACGCTAAAGCATCCATGGGGCTCATGTTGTGGGCACCAGCACATCACTGCTGGTAAGAGGAAGGGCAAAAACCAGCTTGTAGAGATTTAGTCTCACCACCAACTTGGTGAGGTCAGCCCTGttcccagggcaggagaagtCCAGGACGGACAGTGACCCAGCGACCTGGCAGGATGAGAGATTTCAGGCTCACTGGGAGAACCCAAATGCCCAAGGAGGGCCTCAGGTTCAGCCTCAGCTGGGCTGCTTGGCACAAGCAAAGAGGGTCAGGAATGGAGCCGCAATCGCTTGGAAGAAAACATCCATGCGATGGcagcaaagaacagaaagatGCCAGACgctgctgcactgctgggcGGGGAGATCCCGGCTCCCACGGGCTCCTGGCATCACGGGAATGTTTACTACAGAGCAACgggggctgccagggccagcCTCGGCGCGGTGCTGGTGGGGAGGACTCGTGATGTGCCCATcaggtgctgccctgggcagactCGGTGCCACATGTGCCCCACTGCAAGTGTCCCtcctggggagggcagagcaggacctTACCCTGCCTGCTGTCTGCTTGGAAAAGGACTCCACCAGTGCCTCCACGCCATAGTCCATGAGCATGGAGGTGTTGTAGAGGAACTGCTCGTAGCTGTACTCTTGTCCCTGGATGATGAAGGAGTCAGGCATCAGCCCGTGCCAGTGGTAGAGCTGGTTGAACTCCACGGCGATGCGATTCCGGTACTGGAACTGCGACCCAAACAGCAGCTCGGGGTCGAACTTGAGGCTCAGGTAGTACCCACTGAGGTGCTGGACGTAGTCTTCAACAACGATCTTAATGGTCTCCCCTGGGCAGGAGAAAagaagcagctggcagcagcaggagccaccAGCTCTGTAGCTGAGATGTTACCCACATCTCCCACAGCAGCCATCCACCTCCTCCTGACCATTTTTCATGGACCAAAGCCAAATTTTTTGCTCTACGGACCAAAACAAACAATTCCCAGAGGAATGGCAGAGAATCTGCCTCAAAGGCAGTTTGGCCACTACCCTGAATTAGAGGCTGGCCAGCGTGTGAGTCCTGGGAGCCGCCCGGGGGGGTGGGACAGCGCGGTGCCAGCTCCTCACCGATGAGGATGAGCCGCGCCGTCTGGAAGAGCTGCTCGTCGCTCCAGGTGGGATGGTCCCTCTTGAGCAGGTCGCAGACGCGGTTGTGCTCGCGCAGCCAGAGCGTGGCGTACACGCAGAGCCCCGGCAGCAGCCCGaacacctcctgccccacggCCAGCTGCCGCTCCTTGGGCACGCCCGACGGGTACACCATGTGAACCGGAGCCTCGGCGACCGTGGGCGGGTACACCTCTCCATCCAccacctggggacacagcaaCCAGGGGGCAGaaagggcagaggggacagaaaCATCCCAGTAAAAGCCCTcgcagccaggagctgcctccctAAGGGCACCACATCTGATTTCCCTCAAGAAGTGAATGGAAACACCTCCCTCATACAGCCCCAAACACCTGCTGCTATCAGAGCACCCCAAAGATTGTCCCCCGGTCCGCAGCTACACAGGGCGTCAGGGCTGGGGTCTCCCAAAAGCTACCAGAGGAACATGGGCTTCAAGCAACCCTGGCTCACTGGTCTGGGGTGTGTTTCAGTTGTGCTGGGTGGTACCTGGAATTTCAGCTTCCCATCTCGGAAGAGTCGCAGCTGGTGCTGCCGCTGCAGGTTGTCCCCATACAAATGTCCCAGGTCCACCTGTGGAGAGAGCAGGGCATCGAGGCTGCTCCGAGAGGCACAGGGACCCCAGCAcgccccgctgtccccgcgccCTCACCCCATGCCCCAGCGCCTTGGTGAAGCCGCGTCCCATCTTCCCAGAGGTCTTGAAGAACTGGTGGGTGAAATGCTGGGCGAAGAAGGCAAACATCATGTTGGTGCCTCGGGGATCAGCTTCAAACTTCTGCCGCAGCAGGAACctctctgccaggagctgggggtcggggagctgcagcttccctgcaagGGATGGAGGTTGAGGCCAGATGCCCAGTGCA harbors:
- the PTGS1 gene encoding prostaglandin G/H synthase 1, with translation MGGGRRAPPAAGLRLLLAHAALFCAAGSAAATGSVNPCCYFPCQNQGVCVRVGLRGYECDCTRTGYYGVNCTSPEFWTRLHNLLKPSPAFYHFILTHFKWFWDIINSTFIRDTLMRLVLTVRANLIPSPPTFNSDYGYISWEAYANVSYYTRVLPPVPDNCPTPMGTKGKLQLPDPQLLAERFLLRQKFEADPRGTNMMFAFFAQHFTHQFFKTSGKMGRGFTKALGHGVDLGHLYGDNLQRQHQLRLFRDGKLKFQVVDGEVYPPTVAEAPVHMVYPSGVPKERQLAVGQEVFGLLPGLCVYATLWLREHNRVCDLLKRDHPTWSDEQLFQTARLILIGETIKIVVEDYVQHLSGYYLSLKFDPELLFGSQFQYRNRIAVEFNQLYHWHGLMPDSFIIQGQEYSYEQFLYNTSMLMDYGVEALVESFSKQTAGRIGGGQTINANVLHVAIGVIKESRQLRLQPFNEYRKRFGMKPYKSFQELTGEEEKAAELEELYGDIDALEFYPGLLLEKPQPNGIFGESMVEIGAPFSLKGLFGNPICSPEYWKPSTFGGATGFEIVKTASLEKLVCLNVKKCPYVGFHVPDAAEHSSPRAAGSSTEL